ATCTACTACCCCCCCGACTCCCTCAAGGGGCGCCTGTGCCTGGAGGGAAACCGGAGGATGTACGACCTGTGCCGCGCCCACGCCATCCCCCACTCCAACTGCGGAAAGCTCATCGTGGCCTGGACCGCCGAGCAGGAAGCGGGGCTTCCCTCCCTCCTTCGGACGGCCCTGGGCAACGGGGCCGAGGGCGTCCGCATCGTGGACGGGCGGGAGATGAAGGCTCTGGAGCCGCGCGTGGGCGGCCGCGCCGCCCTCTTCTGCCCCACCTCCGGCATCGTGGACTCCCACGCCCTCATGCGCCACTTCCTGGCCGCCGCCAAGGATCGGGGAGCCCTTCCCGTCTTCGGGACGGAGGTGATCGGCCTGGATCGGACCGCCGAGGGGTGGCGCGTCACCGCGCGCGAGCCGGGCGGGGGCGAATCCTCGGTCCTGGCCCGCGTCGTGGTGAACTGCGCCGGACTGGAGTCGGGGCGGATCGCCGCCCTGGCGGGCATCGACGAGGACGCCGCGGCCTACCGCATCCACTACCGGAAGGGCATGTACGTCCGCGTCGCCCGGAACCTCCACCTCCTGCCCCGGAGGCTCGTCTACCCCTACCCGCCCGAGGACGCCACGGTGGGCATCCACACGGTGCCGGACCTCGCCGGCGGCATGCGCCT
The sequence above is drawn from the Acidobacteriota bacterium genome and encodes:
- a CDS encoding FAD-dependent oxidoreductase: MDRVDVVVIGAGVVGLSVAAHAAREDRTVLILERRETFGRETSSRSSEVIHASIYYPPDSLKGRLCLEGNRRMYDLCRAHAIPHSNCGKLIVAWTAEQEAGLPSLLRTALGNGAEGVRIVDGREMKALEPRVGGRAALFCPTSGIVDSHALMRHFLAAAKDRGALPVFGTEVIGLDRTAEGWRVTAREPGGGESSVLARVVVNCAGLESGRIAALAGIDEDAAAYRIHYRKGMYVRVARNLHLLPRRLVYPYPPEDATVGIHTVPDLAGGMRL